Proteins encoded in a region of the Marinilabiliales bacterium genome:
- a CDS encoding DUF3267 domain-containing protein, whose translation MTENKKPGIEQLRDDKTYCLVRTLKHDEIVEFVTAELKKFRWPIVTFYIFNSVLLLIITAITAANVFHEVIPWRAHLTGLLAGTAAGILFVIPFHEGLHGLAYRIAGAGKIRYGMDLRQMLFYASAPGFVAGRNDFMIVAFLPFIVINLFFFAFIITGQQFMQWASLVAMLMHSTMCIGDFAMINFMAGFSGKDIYTYDDPGSETSYFYIRNRV comes from the coding sequence ATGACGGAGAACAAAAAACCAGGAATTGAACAGCTCCGGGACGACAAAACCTATTGTCTTGTAAGAACGCTCAAACATGACGAAATTGTGGAATTTGTCACCGCAGAACTAAAAAAGTTCAGGTGGCCTATTGTCACCTTCTACATTTTCAACTCTGTCCTGCTGCTGATCATAACCGCTATTACTGCAGCCAATGTGTTTCATGAGGTTATACCGTGGAGGGCACATCTTACGGGCCTTTTGGCAGGGACAGCAGCCGGCATACTGTTTGTCATCCCTTTTCATGAGGGGCTGCACGGACTGGCATACCGGATAGCAGGTGCAGGAAAGATCAGGTATGGAATGGATCTCCGGCAGATGCTGTTTTATGCCAGTGCTCCGGGGTTTGTTGCCGGAAGGAATGATTTTATGATTGTGGCATTCCTTCCCTTTATCGTTATAAACCTCTTCTTTTTTGCTTTTATAATAACCGGCCAGCAGTTCATGCAATGGGCATCCCTGGTGGCTATGCTAATGCACAGCACTATGTGTATCGGTGATTTTGCAATGATTAATTTCATGGCAGGGTTCTCCGGGAAGGATATTTACACCTATGATGATCCCGGATCAGAAACAAGTTACTTTTATATCCGCAACCGGGTTTAA
- a CDS encoding 2,3-bisphosphoglycerate-independent phosphoglycerate mutase yields MENKRTILIILDGWGIGDKSRSDLIYNSDTPVMDRLSAKYPFSSLHASGENVGLPEGQMGNSEVGHLNIGAGRRVYQDLVRINLAIEDDSISDNPVLKEAMAYAKDNDKAVHFLGLVSDGGVHSSDRHLYKLCDITGEYGLDKVYIHAFTDGRDTDPKSGYGFVKNLQDHLGKSNGRIASLVGRYYAMDRDKRWERVKEAYDLLVDGKGKKSTDILKSIQESYDENVTDEFIRPVVMVDDSGDPVGNISPDDVVICFNFRTDRLREITMALTQKDFPDHDMKTMPLHYVTMTRYDDTFRGVKIMFDKENLTNTMGEIVSAAGLKQLRIAETEKYGHVTFFFSGGREKEFENEERILIPSPKVATYDLKPEMSAPEVTDAVVTVLNNKKFDFICLNFANCDMVGHSGVYESIRKAVETVDRCVGSVVKAAADNGYECMIIADHGNADNALNNDGSVNTAHSLNPVPCIVVSDRFTAVEDGILADVAPTLLYMMGLPASEEMTGKVLVK; encoded by the coding sequence ATGGAAAACAAAAGAACAATTCTGATTATACTTGACGGGTGGGGTATCGGTGACAAGTCACGCTCCGACCTGATTTATAACTCCGACACTCCTGTAATGGACCGCCTTTCGGCAAAGTACCCTTTTTCAAGCCTGCATGCATCGGGTGAGAATGTTGGTCTGCCGGAGGGTCAGATGGGGAACTCCGAAGTCGGGCACCTCAATATCGGGGCAGGCAGGAGAGTTTACCAGGACCTTGTCAGGATAAACCTTGCAATTGAGGATGACAGCATATCTGATAATCCAGTACTCAAAGAGGCCATGGCATATGCAAAGGATAATGACAAGGCAGTGCATTTTCTGGGACTGGTAAGTGACGGAGGAGTGCATTCATCCGACAGGCACCTTTACAAGCTTTGTGATATTACCGGTGAATACGGGCTTGACAAGGTATATATCCATGCTTTTACCGATGGCCGTGATACTGATCCGAAAAGCGGATACGGGTTTGTGAAAAACCTTCAGGATCATCTCGGAAAATCAAACGGGAGGATAGCATCGCTGGTTGGCAGGTATTATGCGATGGACAGGGACAAGAGATGGGAGAGGGTCAAGGAGGCCTATGACCTGCTTGTCGACGGTAAAGGAAAAAAATCGACCGACATTCTCAAATCGATTCAGGAGTCCTACGACGAAAACGTAACAGACGAATTCATCAGGCCAGTTGTTATGGTTGATGATTCAGGCGATCCCGTGGGAAATATCAGCCCTGATGATGTTGTAATATGCTTCAATTTCCGTACCGACAGGCTTAGGGAGATAACCATGGCGCTTACGCAGAAGGACTTTCCTGATCACGATATGAAGACCATGCCGCTTCACTACGTTACAATGACCAGGTATGATGATACCTTCAGGGGTGTGAAGATTATGTTTGACAAGGAAAACCTCACCAATACGATGGGGGAGATAGTTTCGGCAGCTGGCCTGAAGCAATTGCGGATAGCCGAAACCGAAAAATACGGCCACGTTACCTTCTTCTTCTCCGGCGGGCGTGAAAAGGAGTTTGAGAATGAGGAGAGAATACTTATCCCCTCACCAAAAGTAGCCACCTATGACCTTAAGCCTGAGATGAGCGCCCCTGAGGTTACTGATGCTGTTGTTACCGTGCTTAACAATAAGAAATTTGATTTTATCTGTCTCAATTTTGCAAACTGCGATATGGTCGGCCATTCGGGCGTCTATGAGTCCATCCGCAAAGCGGTCGAAACAGTGGACCGTTGCGTTGGCAGTGTTGTAAAGGCTGCCGCTGATAACGGCTACGAATGTATGATCATAGCCGACCACGGAAATGCCGACAATGCACTTAACAATGACGGATCGGTCAATACGGCGCATTCTCTGAACCCGGTGCCCTGCATTGTTGTATCTGACAGGTTCACAGCGGTAGAGGACGGGATACTTGCAGACGTCGCTCCCACCCTTCTGTATATGATGGGTTTGCCTGCTTCGGAAGAGATGACCGGTAAAGTTCTTGTGAAATGA
- a CDS encoding DUF3109 family protein: protein MLQTGDKVLALSLLEEKFVCNLEKCLGACCVQGDAGAPLLDDELPLLDSIFPVLKPYLRSESVAAIESEGTYVTDESDGEKVTPLLGGKECVYAVFDNGIARCAIEKAWSEGAVPFRKPVSCHLYPVRVKEYESFTAVNYDRWPVCKPAIVNGEKLGVPVFAFCKEGLLRRFGSDYYRELEIAAATFAGGNE from the coding sequence ATGCTGCAGACAGGTGATAAAGTACTGGCACTCTCATTGCTTGAAGAAAAATTTGTATGTAATCTTGAAAAATGCCTGGGAGCATGCTGTGTACAGGGAGATGCCGGAGCTCCCCTGCTGGATGATGAGCTGCCCCTTCTGGACAGTATTTTTCCGGTTCTTAAACCCTATTTGCGGAGCGAATCAGTGGCTGCTATCGAATCTGAAGGGACCTATGTGACTGACGAGAGTGACGGTGAGAAGGTAACGCCTCTTCTTGGCGGTAAAGAGTGCGTTTATGCTGTTTTCGATAATGGGATTGCCAGGTGTGCGATTGAGAAGGCCTGGTCAGAGGGTGCTGTTCCTTTCCGCAAACCGGTGTCATGCCATCTGTATCCTGTAAGGGTTAAGGAGTATGAGAGTTTTACCGCTGTCAACTACGACCGGTGGCCGGTTTGCAAGCCTGCGATCGTCAATGGTGAAAAACTGGGAGTCCCGGTTTTTGCTTTCTGCAAAGAAGGCCTTTTGCGCAGGTTCGGGTCGGATTATTACCGTGAACTTGAAATAGCTGCTGCCACTTTTGCCGGAGGAAATGAATGA
- a CDS encoding dipeptidase: protein MENINVFIEKNKDRFLDELFGLIRIPSVSSKSENKPDMQRATEYIKKSLLEAGADNAEVIATDGHPVVYAEKITDPSLPVVMVYGHYDVQPAEPLDLWKSPPFEPEIRDGRIWGRGSDDDKGQLFMHVKAFEYMVNNGILPCNVKFMIEGEEEIGSPSLGKFCEANAGKLKSDVILVSDTSMIGRDVPSITTGLRGLSYMEVEVTGPNRDLHSGLYGGAVVNPVNALAKMIASLTDENGRITIPGFYDDVIEASDEERKGMAGAPFDEEQYKKEIDVDELGGEAGYSTMERTGTRPSLDVNGIWGGYTGEGAKTILPSKAYAKISMRLVPDQDYRKVDEMFKAHFESIALPGVRVNARLLHGGQGYVSPVDHPAYRAASQAYEDTFGKKPIPFRSGGSIPIISLFEKVLGVKSILMGFGLESDAIHSPNENYPLWNFYKGIETIPLFYKYYIQEVRK from the coding sequence ATGGAAAATATTAATGTTTTTATTGAAAAAAACAAGGACCGGTTTCTTGATGAGCTGTTCGGTCTGATCAGGATCCCCTCAGTGAGCTCAAAAAGTGAGAATAAGCCGGACATGCAACGTGCAACCGAATATATCAAAAAGTCATTGCTGGAGGCCGGAGCCGATAATGCCGAGGTAATTGCTACGGACGGACACCCGGTTGTATATGCTGAAAAGATCACAGACCCTTCACTGCCTGTGGTCATGGTCTATGGTCACTATGATGTACAACCGGCAGAACCTCTCGATCTCTGGAAATCTCCCCCGTTCGAGCCGGAGATACGTGACGGCAGGATATGGGGAAGGGGCTCTGATGACGACAAGGGCCAGCTGTTCATGCATGTAAAGGCATTTGAATACATGGTTAACAACGGGATATTGCCATGCAACGTGAAATTCATGATCGAGGGCGAGGAGGAGATCGGTTCTCCAAGCCTGGGAAAATTTTGTGAGGCGAATGCCGGTAAACTGAAGTCCGATGTCATCCTTGTGTCCGATACAAGCATGATCGGACGGGATGTGCCCTCAATTACCACCGGTTTGAGGGGGTTGAGCTATATGGAGGTTGAAGTAACAGGTCCGAACCGTGATCTTCATTCCGGTCTCTATGGCGGAGCTGTCGTGAATCCGGTAAATGCCCTTGCCAAAATGATAGCCTCACTTACCGATGAGAATGGCCGGATAACCATCCCCGGATTCTATGACGACGTTATTGAAGCCAGTGATGAGGAGCGAAAGGGAATGGCAGGAGCTCCCTTCGATGAAGAGCAGTACAAAAAAGAGATCGATGTGGATGAGCTTGGGGGGGAAGCGGGTTACTCGACAATGGAACGGACCGGCACAAGGCCTTCGCTTGATGTTAATGGTATCTGGGGAGGATATACGGGCGAAGGAGCAAAAACCATCCTGCCCTCAAAAGCATATGCAAAGATCTCAATGAGGCTTGTCCCCGACCAGGACTACCGTAAGGTGGATGAGATGTTCAAAGCCCACTTTGAGTCTATTGCACTGCCGGGTGTAAGGGTAAATGCAAGGCTTTTGCATGGGGGACAGGGTTATGTTTCTCCTGTTGATCATCCGGCCTACCGGGCAGCAAGCCAGGCTTATGAAGATACCTTCGGGAAAAAGCCGATTCCTTTCAGAAGCGGTGGGAGCATACCCATAATCAGTCTTTTTGAGAAGGTTCTCGGGGTAAAGTCTATCCTTATGGGATTCGGACTCGAGAGCGATGCAATACACTCACCCAATGAGAACTACCCCCTGTGGAATTTTTACAAAGGGATCGAGACCATTCCCCTGTTCTACAAATACTATATACAGGAAGTAAGGAAATAG
- a CDS encoding glutamine synthetase type III → MGTLRFSAVEKSSSRYPQEVKFPAGKTSEYFGVNVFNRRKMQEYLSQEAFASVMEAIDKGTKVDRKVSNQIASGMKAWAVDRGATHYTHWFHPLTGATAEKHDAFFEPSSDVSVIENFDGGNLVQQEPDASSLPSGGMRNTFEARGYTAWDPSSPAFVMGSTLCIPSVYISFKGDSLDYKTPLLKSIEAVDKTAVELCNYFDKSVSKVYIGLGCEQEYFLVDDALFNARPDLKLTDRTLMGHSSAKDQQLADHYFGYIPMRVSAFMREFEIEAYKLGIPVKTRHNEVAPNQYECAPVFEEVNLAVDHNQLLMTIMKRVAKRHNFKVLFHEKPYKDVNGSGKHCNWSIITDSGTNLFAPGKTPKTNMLFLAFFVSVIKGVFEYQDLLRSSIVSLGNEHRLGAAEAPPAIMSVFLGSEMNKVLDELEARVSGKKMSPDEKTELKLDVGKIPEIMPDNTDRNRTSPFAFTGNRFEFRAVGASTNVASPMIALNTIVASQLKEFKNEVDKLVEKGVKKDEAVFQVIKQFIVSSKMVRFDGNNYSDEWKKEAEKRGLTNVDDVLDALSAMVADKSKALFSEMNVLTPRELDARLEIDIEKYTKKLQIEARVLGDLSVNHILPTVYKYQNVLIKNVKGLKELFAEKDFEKLAGTQLASIREISSRAAMVNIKVNNMIDERRKANVIDDIGGKARIYADKVKPYLDEIRYQIDHLEMIVDDELWPLPKYRELLFIR, encoded by the coding sequence ATGGGTACACTCCGTTTCAGTGCCGTGGAAAAATCAAGCTCCCGGTATCCGCAGGAAGTTAAGTTTCCGGCCGGCAAGACCTCAGAATATTTTGGTGTTAATGTTTTCAACAGAAGGAAGATGCAGGAATATCTTTCGCAAGAGGCTTTTGCCAGTGTTATGGAAGCAATTGACAAGGGTACAAAAGTCGACCGTAAGGTCTCAAACCAGATCGCTTCAGGCATGAAAGCCTGGGCTGTTGACCGTGGGGCTACCCACTACACACACTGGTTCCATCCCCTGACCGGCGCCACTGCAGAGAAACACGATGCATTTTTCGAGCCTTCTTCGGATGTTTCTGTAATAGAAAATTTTGACGGCGGCAATCTTGTGCAGCAGGAGCCTGATGCATCCAGCTTACCAAGCGGCGGAATGAGAAATACCTTTGAAGCCCGTGGTTATACGGCGTGGGACCCGTCATCGCCTGCTTTTGTAATGGGCAGCACCCTTTGTATCCCTTCTGTTTACATTTCTTTCAAGGGGGATTCGCTTGATTACAAGACACCGTTGCTTAAATCAATCGAAGCTGTTGACAAAACTGCTGTTGAACTGTGCAACTATTTTGACAAGAGTGTGTCAAAAGTTTATATCGGACTTGGTTGTGAACAGGAATATTTCCTCGTCGATGATGCCCTCTTTAATGCAAGGCCCGACCTCAAGCTTACTGACAGGACCCTTATGGGGCACTCTTCAGCAAAGGACCAGCAGCTGGCTGACCATTACTTCGGGTACATACCGATGAGGGTGTCGGCGTTCATGCGCGAATTTGAGATTGAGGCCTATAAGCTCGGCATACCGGTTAAGACCCGACACAATGAAGTTGCACCCAACCAGTACGAATGTGCCCCGGTATTTGAGGAGGTAAATCTAGCGGTTGACCACAACCAGCTTCTGATGACAATAATGAAACGTGTTGCCAAACGGCACAACTTCAAGGTTCTTTTCCATGAAAAGCCCTATAAGGATGTCAACGGATCGGGCAAGCACTGTAACTGGTCGATTATTACAGACAGCGGTACAAATCTGTTCGCGCCGGGTAAGACCCCGAAGACCAATATGCTGTTTCTGGCCTTTTTCGTTTCTGTGATCAAGGGGGTTTTCGAATACCAGGATCTGCTCAGGTCAAGTATAGTTTCTCTCGGTAATGAGCACAGGCTTGGAGCAGCCGAGGCACCACCGGCAATAATGTCGGTTTTCCTCGGAAGCGAGATGAATAAGGTGCTGGATGAGCTTGAGGCAAGGGTTTCCGGAAAGAAGATGAGTCCCGATGAAAAAACCGAGCTGAAACTGGATGTTGGAAAGATACCTGAGATAATGCCCGACAATACTGACCGTAACCGTACTTCGCCTTTTGCATTTACGGGTAACCGGTTTGAGTTCAGGGCCGTAGGCGCATCAACAAATGTTGCATCCCCGATGATAGCTCTCAACACCATAGTTGCCAGCCAGCTTAAGGAGTTTAAAAACGAAGTTGATAAACTCGTTGAAAAGGGTGTAAAGAAAGATGAGGCTGTCTTCCAGGTCATCAAGCAGTTCATCGTTTCATCAAAGATGGTCAGGTTTGACGGGAATAATTACTCTGATGAATGGAAAAAAGAGGCTGAGAAGAGAGGCCTTACGAATGTGGATGATGTTCTTGACGCTCTTTCTGCCATGGTTGCTGATAAATCAAAGGCTCTTTTTTCTGAAATGAATGTTTTAACCCCCCGTGAGCTTGATGCGCGGCTTGAAATTGACATTGAGAAATACACCAAGAAACTTCAGATTGAGGCGAGAGTCCTCGGAGACCTGTCGGTCAATCATATTCTTCCAACTGTTTACAAGTACCAGAATGTTCTGATAAAAAACGTAAAAGGTTTGAAAGAACTCTTTGCAGAGAAAGATTTTGAAAAACTGGCAGGCACTCAGCTTGCATCTATCCGGGAGATATCGAGCCGTGCCGCCATGGTAAACATCAAGGTTAACAACATGATAGACGAACGAAGAAAGGCAAATGTTATCGATGACATAGGGGGCAAAGCAAGGATCTATGCCGATAAAGTTAAACCGTACCTCGATGAGATACGTTATCAGATAGATCACCTGGAAATGATAGTTGATGATGAGTTATGGCCGCTGCCCAAATACAGGGAGCTGCTTTTCATCAGGTAA
- a CDS encoding deoxyhypusine synthase: MEKKDFLKDTVKHVDIKTFDATPIIESMRDMSFTSRDTASAADIYTRMLREDGCSVILTLAGSTSAGGCMQVYVDMVKSNMVDAIVATGASIVDMDFFEALGFKHYKGSPDADDKQLREFYIDRIYDTYIDEEELQICDHTVKEIADRMEPGAYSSREFIREMGRYLVDNSKKKDSLVQVCFEMNVPIFCPAFTDSSAGFGLVKHQWDNPARHIAIDSVKDFLELTRIKMAAPATGLFMIGGGVPKNFTQDTVICAEILGKDVEMHKYAIQITVADARDGACSSSTLKEASSWGKVDTVYEQMVYAEATSVLPLIASYLYHKGDWRARTRKEWSKMLDKITAGSQG; this comes from the coding sequence ATGGAAAAGAAAGATTTTCTGAAAGACACGGTAAAGCACGTCGACATCAAAACATTCGATGCTACGCCCATTATCGAATCAATGCGTGACATGTCTTTTACATCGCGCGACACTGCGTCTGCAGCCGACATATATACAAGGATGCTCAGGGAGGACGGCTGCTCGGTAATCCTGACCCTTGCCGGAAGCACAAGTGCTGGAGGCTGCATGCAGGTATACGTTGATATGGTTAAAAGCAATATGGTAGACGCCATTGTGGCCACAGGGGCGTCAATTGTGGATATGGACTTTTTCGAGGCGCTGGGCTTTAAGCATTACAAGGGCTCACCGGATGCCGATGACAAACAGCTCAGGGAATTCTATATTGACAGGATATACGACACCTATATTGATGAGGAGGAGTTGCAGATATGTGACCATACGGTAAAGGAGATTGCAGACCGCATGGAGCCGGGGGCTTATTCATCAAGGGAGTTTATCAGGGAAATGGGCAGGTACCTTGTCGACAACTCAAAGAAAAAGGATTCTCTTGTGCAGGTTTGTTTTGAAATGAATGTGCCGATATTCTGCCCGGCCTTTACTGACAGCAGTGCAGGATTTGGCCTGGTGAAACATCAGTGGGACAATCCGGCCAGGCACATAGCCATTGATTCTGTCAAGGATTTCCTGGAACTGACAAGAATAAAAATGGCCGCACCTGCTACCGGCCTCTTTATGATCGGTGGAGGGGTGCCTAAAAACTTTACACAGGATACCGTGATCTGTGCAGAAATACTCGGCAAGGATGTTGAGATGCACAAATATGCAATCCAGATTACGGTAGCAGATGCAAGAGACGGAGCCTGCTCAAGTTCTACGCTGAAGGAAGCCTCCTCCTGGGGTAAGGTTGACACTGTATATGAACAGATGGTATATGCCGAAGCAACATCAGTGCTTCCATTGATAGCAAGTTACCTTTATCACAAAGGCGACTGGAGGGCACGCACCAGAAAAGAGTGGTCGAAAATGCTCGATAAAATTACGGCCGGGAGCCAGGGGTAG